Below is a genomic region from Neovison vison isolate M4711 chromosome 9, ASM_NN_V1, whole genome shotgun sequence.
GGAATTACAAATTTTCATTCATCCCCGAGATTTTGTCTGGGTATTCCTTGCTGAGCTGTCGTCGTGCGGCTACTGTTGATGCATAGATGACATATCCCCAGGAGAGCAATACGATCGCGAGGAGCAACTAAAAAAATGCAAGAAGGGGAAtacaagcaaaaaagaaaattactgcaAACGatacttccctccctccccttgcccCAACAGGTTGCCGTGTACGTTGCTAAGGTGGGAATTACAGTTAAAGACTCGAATAATTGGGGTTCTGGAGGCCAGTACACCCAGCCGCCCTTACGTAAGAAGCGGAAGAGCGTGTCGTCCAGGAAGAGGCGGAGTCGAGGTGAGAGAGTGAAAGCCTTAACACAGGAATGGATTTTGGAGTTTCTGGGCGCTGAAGAAATAGGGGGCCTTCCGCCTGCGGGCCTACGGAGTCGACCCCGTGGAGCCTCGCCAGACCAGGGACCTACCACTGAATAAATCCAGTCCAGGGTGCGGCGACTCACTGGCTTCATGGTAAGGAGGCAGCGGCTGCCCGCGGGAACGGAGGGAAACTGCAGGCCCTAGAGTAACCTCCGGGGCGGCGGCTGCCGAGCGGCGGCGGCCATCTTTCAGCCGGGCACAAGCGCCCGCCCCTCGCCTCCGGGCGCGTTTCCCATCCGCGGGGCCGGCCTCTTCCGCCCGGAGCTGGGGTGGGCTCACGTGACATGGGGGCCTAGTTCgtggtggagggaggggatgaaataaaggagaaaacacGTTAAAAATGGCCTTTTTTGCTACTTACTTGGGCGTGCATTGTCATCCGGTCTTCTTTCATTTGGAGTGCAGTATTCATGAAAGATAATGTACCGTcgtgtgcatttaaaaaatttatttgaaaaaaatcttcattttagaTATTACACGGGCTTCTGACGCTGGAGGGATTAACGTTTCCTCCCGCACTTGTTTCCACATAATACAGAGAGAGGTTCGTATATTCATCATTGACCTAAGAGGAACACCCACTTTTATATAACAGCGACGAATCGTTGCGGGGGGCCGTGTTAATTGAGCCATTATTCCAGAAACAAAAGTCTTTGAGAACGCAGTGGCTTGTGGATATAAGTGGTACTTCTAAGACGAAATAACGTAGCACGAATTACTTGGCGTAATGTACCTGCCAATCAACAAGTGTGTTTTGAGCGTTTGTGATGTGCTTAGAACGGTAGCGCGTATCAGATACTAAGCCAGAGACGGCGGGCGGTTTATACCTAGTTtagctcaagaatgtttgggacGCTCACATCTGAGGCCTGTGGGTAGAATGGGGCAGTGGGCCACTTTAGGCTCAGACTTGGCTCTGTACATCTCGGATATCACCTAAAGATGTTTTTAATCCAGATTCAGGGGAATGGGGAAGGGGAAAATATTCTTTGAGAGAAAAATTGGGAAGATTTTAAGGCCCTGTTCTCTTAGGTCATCCCTGTTTATCCCTAGACTGGAGTAGATTTCTTTATGAAGACTGCATAGGACACTGGTTGGGCTCTGGCTTTGGATTCCATCCGAATCCCCGTGTTATGATCCAGATGTGCAACTGGAGGCGGTCACTTCACCTTCAAGTAACTCAGTTTCTTTATACGCTAGGGATCATTTTAGTAGCTTCTCGCGGAGTTCGGTGAGGTTTAAATGAGACCAAGCTAGTTACCGTGTTTTCCGCGTAAGTTAGGAGCGAACATTAAGTATTGTGCCTGTACCCCCCAGAAACTAATGGTAACAAGaatgatggtgatggtagtgatTTGTGCCCGGGAAGGTCCTGTCGTTCTTATTCCTGGAACGAAAGGGACAGGTGGGGGAAGGGCCCGTGCTTGGCCGAGCGCTCTAGGCCCCGCCCTCTGAGCCGGCGCCCTTCTACTGCGCAGGCGTTACGCACGCGGGTGTTGTGTTTTGACGCGCGGGGGGCTGCGGAGTGGGTCTCGCTTTCTGCTGCCGTCCCCCAAGCTGCCTTTGGTGATGAGCTCCTTACGTCACAGGGTTCGCAGCAGCCGCCGGGGTCTCCGCTGTCTCGCGAGGAGGGTGAAGCGCCCCCGCCTGCTCCCGCTCCTGAGGGCCGGCGGAGAAGTCGCCGGGTACGCCTTCGCGGATCCTGCCGTCACCGACCCAGCTTTCTGGGCCGCCGGGAGCTTGGCACGAGCGCCCCAGCCAGGACTGCGTCGGTATCCTCCGAGGTGAGTGAGATCCCGAACAATGGGGCGCGGGGGTCGGAAGGGCTGGGCGAGCCGTAGCTCCCGGCCTGGAGCGAGGCCCAAAGACCTGGGAGCTGCGGTCTGGGCCTGAGGGGCCCTCCGGGCctcggcggggcggggcggggcggggcggggctgggctTCCAGCGGGCGGGCTGGCGGCTCCCGTGGCGCACCTGTGGATTTGTGCGGGTGGGCGGGGGAGAGTTGCGTTTCCTAGAACCTTTCCCGTGGGGCGCGAGCGTAGCGGTGTACTGGAAAGAGCTTGGtctctttggggtggggggaaccccAGAAAACAAAACGTTCGCGTCTCATTCGTGGCATCGCCTCTCTCAGAGGTGTGGCAGAGGTTAGTTGAGGGGTCATAATCTGCCTGTCAGTAAAATGGGAGTAACAGTGTTTTAGTTCGTTGTGATTATGTAATGCACGGGGGCCTTATCTGCGATCTTGGTCGATGGCCGTTCTCAACCCAAGGAAGCCACTATCACCGTGACTCTTTGAGTTGTCTGTGCTGTGTTACACATTGTGGGCTAGGCTCGCTTGCCTGTGGTTTCTCCATCCATCCGGTTAGTGCAGCTTTCCTCGTAGGCTGCTGATTCCTAGACTGGCAGGGGGCAGTGCTGAGATGGAGCAAACAGTCTTTTAAGGGCAGGAGTGAACAGAATTTTTGGTAGGTAATTTTCAGTATTATTTAAGATAAATTAAGAGTTACCCAAGATTTAAGTTAATGGTGAaggttgggtttggttttgtttttagtcaaTGAAACTCAAAGCTATAGTCAGCCAAAAACAATCAGGCTTAGCTGAAATGAGTGGCTTTAGTGCAGCATGGTTCCCAAGCagttctttttatggttgaaattGGAGTCAACATTTATAGGATCTCGTTAATAGATCCTGTAAGATCCGTATGACCTTTTGGAACTGGTGATTAAATTGCAGTTGTGGGAGGTACAGTAATTTCAGAAAGGTTGTTAGAGTTAGAAGCCAGGTATTTTTAATACTTGGGGCTTATTCTAGTTCATCTGCTTGTAAACCCTTTTTAGCCCCTTGGATATTTTATATACAGtaattatattaagaaaaaaagatgatttgtTATACGCTATCATCTTTCTGGGTCTTTATAATCAGTTGTAAGTGATGAAAAGGACTAATGTTAACTTTATT
It encodes:
- the SMIM27 gene encoding small integral membrane protein 27 codes for the protein MKPVSRRTLDWIYSVLLLAIVLLSWGYVIYASTVAARRQLSKEYPDKISGMNENL